The following are encoded together in the Cynocephalus volans isolate mCynVol1 chromosome 4, mCynVol1.pri, whole genome shotgun sequence genome:
- the LOC134375948 gene encoding olfactory receptor 6J1-like → MSYDRYVAICSPLQYPVIMTSSLCVRLVILSWVGGFLLILPSTVLKAGLPYCGPNVIDHVFCDSAPLLHLACADVRIIELLDFLSSLVLFISSLSLTVVSYVYIISTILKIPSGQGQRKAFSTCASHFTVVSMGYGISIFVYVRPSQKSSLHLNKILFILSTVITPLLSPFIFSLRNKAMKDALKDLVKGRILLMGKRSK, encoded by the coding sequence ATGTcctatgaccgctatgtggccatctgcagCCCCCTTCAGTACCCTGTGATCATGACCAGCTCACTCTGTGTCCGTCTTGTCATCCTCTCCTGGGTGGGTGgctttctcctcatcctcccaTCTACAGTCCTCAAGGCAGGACTTCCCTACTGTGGCCCCAATGTGATCGATCACGTTTTCTGTGACAGTGCCCCACTCCTCCACTTGGCCTGTGCTGACGTCCGTATTATTGAGCTGCTGGACTTCCTCAGCTCCCTTGTCCTGTTCATCAGCTCCCTCTCACTCACAGTTGTCTCCTATGTTTACATCATCTCCACTATCCTGAAGATACCATCAGGCCAAGGTCAACGCAAAGCCTTTTCAACCTGTGCTTCTCACTTCACTGTGGTCTCCATGGGCTATGGGATCTCCATCTTTGTCTACGTCCGCCCCTCACAGAAGAGCAGCCTGCACCTCAACAAGATTCTTTTCATCCTCTCTACGGTCATCACGCCACTCCTGAGTCCCTTCATCTTCAGTCTTCGCAACAAAGCCATGAAAGATGCACTGAAAGACTTGGTCAAGGGACGAATCTTGCTCATGGGGAAGAGGTCCAAGTGA